The Oryctolagus cuniculus chromosome 5, mOryCun1.1, whole genome shotgun sequence genome includes a region encoding these proteins:
- the PPARD gene encoding peroxisome proliferator-activated receptor delta (The RefSeq protein has 5 substitutions compared to this genomic sequence), which yields MEQPPEETPKVREEEEKEEVAEAEGAPELSGGPEHALPSSRYTDLSQSSSPPVLLDQLQMGCDGASCGSLNMECRVCGDKASGFHYGVHACEGCKGFFRRTIRMKLEYEKCERSCKIQKKNRNKCQHCRFQKCLALGMSHNAIRFGRMPEAEKRKLVAGLTAVEGHQHSPQVADLKAFSKHIYNAYLKNFNMTKKKARGILTGKASHTAPFVIHDIETLWQAEKGLVWKQLVNSLPPYKEISVHVFYRCQYTTVETVRELTEFAKSIPNFSSLFVNDQVTVVKYGVHEAIFAMLASIVNKDGLLVANGSGFVTREFLRSLRKPFSDIIEPKFEFAVKFNALELDDSDLALFIAAIILCGDRPGLMNVPQVEAIQDTILRALEFHLQANHPDAQYFFPKLLQKMADLRQLVTEHAQMMQRIKKTETETLLHPLLQEIYKDMY from the exons ATGGAGCAGCCTCCGGAGGAGACCCCTAAGGTtcgggaagaggaggagaaagaggaagtggcagaggcagaaggagcccCAGAGCTCAGTGGGGGACCAGAGCATGCGCTTCCTTCCAGCAGCTACACAG ACCTGTCCCAGAGCTCCTCGCCGCCCGTGCTGCTGGACCAGCTGCAGATGGGCTGTGACGGGGCCTCGTGCGGCAGCCTCAACATGGAGTGCCGGGTGTGCGGAGACAAGGCTTCAGGCTTCCACTACGGTGTCCATGCGTGTGAGGGCTGCAAG GGCTTCTTCCGTCGGACGATCCGCATGAAGCTGGAGTACGAGAAGTGCGAGCGGAGCTGCAAGATCCAGAAGAAGAACCGCAACAAGTGCCAGCACTGCCGCTTCCAGAAATGCCTGGCCCTGGGCATGTCGCACAACG CCATCCGCTTTGGCCGGATGCCAGAAGCCGAGAAGAGGAAGCTGGTGGCAGGGCTGACGGCGGTCGAGGGGCACCAGCACAGCCCACAGGTGGCGGACCTGAAGGCCTTCTCCAAGCACATCTACAATGCCTACCTGAAAAACTTCAACATGACCAAAAAGAAGGCCCGCGGCATCCTCACTGGCAAGGCCAGCCACACGGCG CCCTTTGTGATCCACGACATCGAGACATTGTGGCAGGCGGAGAAGGGCCTGGTGTGGAAGCAGCTGGTGAACAGCCTGCCGCCCTACAAGGAGATCAGCGTGCACGTGTTCTACCGCTGCCAGTACACCACCGTGGAGACCGTGCGGGAGCTCACGGAGTTCGCCAAGAGCATCCCCAACTTCAGCAGCCTCTTCCTCAACGACCAGGTGACCCTCCTGAAGTACGGTGTGCATGAGGCCATCTTCGCCATGCTGGCCTCCATCGTCAACAAAGACGGGCTGCTGGTGGCCAATGGCAGTGGCTTCGTCACCCGTGAGTTCCTGCGCAGCCTCCGCAAGCCCTTCAGTGACATCATCGAGCCCAAGTTTGAGTTTGCTGTCAAGTTCAATGCCCTTGAACTTGATGACAGTGACTTGGCTCTGTTCATCGCAGCCATCATTCTGTGCGGAG ACCGCCCAGGCCTCATGaatgtgccgcaggtggaggccatCCAGGACACCATCCTGCGTGCCCTTGAGTTCCACCTGCAGGCCAACCACCCCGACGCCCAGTACCTCTTCCCCAAGCTGCTGCAGAAGATGGCGGACCTGCGGCAGCTGGTCACCGAGCATGCCCAGATGATGCAGCGCATCAAGAAGACCGAGACCGAGACCTTGCTGCACCCCCTGCTCCAGGAGATCTACAAGGACATGTACTGA
- the PPARD gene encoding peroxisome proliferator-activated receptor delta isoform X1, whose protein sequence is MEQPPEETPKVREEEEKEEVAEAEGAPELSGGPEHALPSSSYTDLSQSSSPPVLLDQLQMGCDGASCGSLNMECRVCGDKASGFHYGVHACEGCKGFFRRTIRMKLEYEKCERSCKIQKKNRNKCQHCRFQKCLALGMSHNAIRFGRMPEAEKRKLVAGLTAVEGHQHSPQVADLKAFSKHIYNAYLKNFNMTKKKARGILTGKASHTAPFVIHDIETLWQAEKGLVWKQLVNSLPPYKEISVHVFYRCQYTTVETVRELTEFAKSIPNFSSLFLNDQVTLLKYGVHEAIFAMLASIVNKDGLLVANGSGFVTREFLRSLRKPFSDIIEPKFEFAVKFNALELDDSDLALFIAAIILCGDRPGLMNVPQVEAIQDTILRALEFHLQANHPDAQYLFPKLLQKMADLRQLVTEHAQMMQRIKKTETETLLHPLLQEIYKDMY, encoded by the exons ATGGAGCAGCCTCCGGAGGAGACCCCTAAGGTtcgggaagaggaggagaaagaggaagtggcagaggcagaaggagcccCAGAGCTCAGTGGGGGACCAGAGCATGCGCTTCCTTCCAGCAGCTACACAG ACCTGTCCCAGAGCTCCTCGCCGCCCGTGCTGCTGGACCAGCTGCAGATGGGCTGTGACGGGGCCTCGTGCGGCAGCCTCAACATGGAGTGCCGGGTGTGCGGAGACAAGGCTTCAGGCTTCCACTACGGTGTCCATGCGTGTGAGGGCTGCAAG GGCTTCTTCCGTCGGACGATCCGCATGAAGCTGGAGTACGAGAAGTGCGAGCGGAGCTGCAAGATCCAGAAGAAGAACCGCAACAAGTGCCAGCACTGCCGCTTCCAGAAATGCCTGGCCCTGGGCATGTCGCACAACG CCATCCGCTTTGGCCGGATGCCAGAAGCCGAGAAGAGGAAGCTGGTGGCAGGGCTGACGGCGGTCGAGGGGCACCAGCACAGCCCACAGGTGGCGGACCTGAAGGCCTTCTCCAAGCACATCTACAATGCCTACCTGAAAAACTTCAACATGACCAAAAAGAAGGCCCGCGGCATCCTCACTGGCAAGGCCAGCCACACGGCG CCCTTTGTGATCCACGACATCGAGACATTGTGGCAGGCGGAGAAGGGCCTGGTGTGGAAGCAGCTGGTGAACAGCCTGCCGCCCTACAAGGAGATCAGCGTGCACGTGTTCTACCGCTGCCAGTACACCACCGTGGAGACCGTGCGGGAGCTCACGGAGTTCGCCAAGAGCATCCCCAACTTCAGCAGCCTCTTCCTCAACGACCAGGTGACCCTCCTGAAGTACGGTGTGCATGAGGCCATCTTCGCCATGCTGGCCTCCATCGTCAACAAAGACGGGCTGCTGGTGGCCAATGGCAGTGGCTTCGTCACCCGTGAGTTCCTGCGCAGCCTCCGCAAGCCCTTCAGTGACATCATCGAGCCCAAGTTTGAGTTTGCTGTCAAGTTCAATGCCCTTGAACTTGATGACAGTGACTTGGCTCTGTTCATCGCAGCCATCATTCTGTGCGGAG ACCGCCCAGGCCTCATGaatgtgccgcaggtggaggccatCCAGGACACCATCCTGCGTGCCCTTGAGTTCCACCTGCAGGCCAACCACCCCGACGCCCAGTACCTCTTCCCCAAGCTGCTGCAGAAGATGGCGGACCTGCGGCAGCTGGTCACCGAGCATGCCCAGATGATGCAGCGCATCAAGAAGACCGAGACCGAGACCTTGCTGCACCCCCTGCTCCAGGAGATCTACAAGGACATGTACTGA